A stretch of DNA from Oryza brachyantha chromosome 9, ObraRS2, whole genome shotgun sequence:
ATTTTAGTCATTGGCTTgtgaaaatattcaaattttataaaaataagtagtGGCTAGGACTTTctgtttaggtttttttttaccgtttttaaaaagtatcttaaagtatcaaaaattttagtataaaattatgatacctcaagatacaaGGTACCAAACTTTTAcgggtttttttaccatctttgaaaagtaactcaaggtatcaagaattttagtacaaatttttggtacattAAGGTATCACCATTTTTACGCTAAAATGTATGCTATCTaaagatactttttcaaggatggtaaaaaaactctttacACTAAAATGATACTTAAGGTTCTGTTTAAATAACTGTtctgtttaaatttgaatttaaatctagctgagagtttttttttttgttgggacAGGGGCAAAGCGACGGAAGCAACGAGCTCGCCGGATTTCAGCCGGGGGCGCAGGTGACGACGGAGCGGCTGATCGAGGATCTGCCCAACTACGACGCCGTCTTCCACATCGGCGACCTCTCCTACGCCAATGGCTTCCTGGCGCAGTGGGACCAGTTCACGGCGCAGATCGAGCCGGTGGCCTCCAGGGTGCCCTACATGGTGGCGAGCGGCAACCACGAGCGGACGTCCCGGGACACCGGCGGCTTCTACAACGGCGACGACTCGCACGGCGAGTGCGGTGTGCCGGCGGAGACCTACTTCTACGCGCCGGCGGAGAACCGGGGCAAGTTCTGGTACGCCGCCGACTACGGCATGTTCCGGTTCTGCGTCGGCGACACGGAGCACGACTGGCGGCCCGGGACGGAGCAGCACGCGTTCCTGGACCGCTgcttcgcggcggcggaccgGAAGCACCAGCCGTGGCTGGTGTTCGCCGCCCACCGCCCGCTCGGCTACTCGTCGAACGACTTCTACGCCAAGGAGGGCTCCTTCTCGGAGCCCATGGGGCGGAGCCTCCAGCCGCTGTGGCAGAAGCACCGCGTCGACCTCGCCGTCTACGGCCACGTCCACAACTACGAGCGCACCTGCCCGGTCTACGAGAACACGTGCACGGCGGCTCCGGCGGACACCAAGAACGGGACCGCCACCTACTCCGGCGCGCTGGGCGGCACGATCCACGTCGTGGCGGGCACCGGCGGAGCCAAGCTGAAGGGCtacgccggcggcgactggCCGCAGTGGAGCGTGGCGAGGAACGAGAGCTACGGGTACGTGAAGCTGACCGCGCGCGACCACTCGCGGCTGGAGTTCGAGTTCATccgcagcgacgacggcgccgtgcTCGACGCCTTCGCCATCGAGAGGGACTACAAGGACATCCTCGCCTGCGCCGTCGACGCCTGCGACCCCCACACCTTGGccaactaattttatatttatattctcaGCAAATTAGATCTTTTTTAGGAAAACTTGTGAACTTTCATTTTCATTGGAGGACAATTTTGAGTAATtagatgaaccaaaattttgaaatacatTTTAATTATCTGATTGATGTGTTGTGAATTCTTGGAGTAGTATTACTATTTCTATCAAATAATACatctgtccctaaatgttgatcgtcgttgacttttttatacacgtttgactattcgtcttattaaaaaaatttatcaaatatataaaactatatatatatatgcataaaatatatttaacaatacatgaaatgatatacaaataattattaattacgtaaaaagtcaacggcgttaaacaagtatagtttcatatattttctcttttaagtttagtttaatatttacactaaatttatagaaccattctatataaaaatagaggacGTACGCTTATACACACGTAAGGATATTTGTTAAGAGAATACTAGCGTTACTAGTATCCTTTTTTCTTCGgattaaattttctctttaCATATCTCCTAACAATTCCACGATCCATATCCCGATCCTAGTATTAATATCGATACATATTGTTTAGCCCACTATTATACGTATCCCGATATTGAGTATTGACAACCTTAGACGCCTGATCAGTCTACATAGCCCTTTTTATTGCAATCCGATGTGAAAGAACTATGCGTTGCTGCTACTCGCTTGCATCCTATCtttagcttttgtttatgtttataagttaaaatttaaatttttaacctcaaatttagagttgatttagaatttttcatttttggcttttagatcactataaacacgtatataaattttttattcacaaataatatttcgtttatgaatatatcgtttgtcttttttgaCTCAAAAGGTGATCGCCCACCGACAGTGTTGGGCAGAGATTGACTGAGTgacaaaaggaaagagaatCGATTATATGCTAATAGAATGCACAGAGAGCATATAATGCCCACAAGGTATATAATCGTATAATTGTGATGGTTTGTCTTATCAGCTATAGGTTTGTTCATAGATTTGCCCTATTAATTCTCCACGGATTCCTAGTAAGGAAATGAAATGAGATCCTCTGATATAAAAGTAAGACGGAGACATGTCATGTCCTTTTGTATTTGTGTTAGAGATGCGTGATGGAGGGAGGCTGGAAGATTATTAACCTCTAAACCTAACGTCCCAAAAAATAACCTCTAAACATATACACCCATTTGTCGAGATTATTCCTCGTAATTCTGAagcaaatatatgaaatatttttttatttgattataaAGCTCGAAATATTTCGTAATTCGATTTACAGATAATTGACAAGTCAATATTACACGCACGAGACCAGCAAGCAGCAATGCCGCCTTCCCGGCAGGATGCTCGGAGGAGCGCTCATGTCGGCGGCGGGATGACCGGCGGGCAGCTGCCGGCGACGCAGGCGAGCACGTCGCGGTACTCCCGGTGGACGGTGAAGCTGTCGTACACCTTGCCGTCGCTGGAGCGCCTGTACTCGTAGAGCAGCGACGTGTAGTTGAACGCCGTGAGCTTGACGAAGCCGTAGTCCATCTCCCTGTACACGCTCCACGGCGGCGTCTCGGCGGTGAAGTTGCTCAGGTGgctgcccccgccgccgacgacggcgtggatggtgccggccaccgcgccggAGTAGCGCGACCGCTCGGGGCTCGCGCACTGCCCCTCGAACACCGGGCACGTCCGCTCGTAGTTGTGGACATGGCCGTAGAAGGCGAGGTCCACGCGGTACTTCTGCCACAGCCCCTGCAGGCtctgcctcgccgtcggctcggcgaaggcgccgccggcgccgtagAAGAAGCCGGAGGAGTAGCCGAGGACGCGGTGCGCGATGAAGACCAGCCATGGCTGCTTCTTGCGGTCCACCGTGGCGAGGCAGCGCTCGATGAACGCGTACTGCTCCGTGCCTTCCCGCCAGTCGTGCTCGCTGTCCGCCACGCAGAACCGGAACATCCCGTAATCCGTCGAGTACctgttcaacaaaaaaaaatgtttttttaaaaaatctttcagCTGATTATTTGCTTTTATTCTTTGGATATTATCCACCGTATTATTGCCATGAATTATTTGGTCCACGCttttaaaaacagaaaatttcACCATCCTTCAAAAGATCACCAAAATTTTCGCTCAAAATATTGATACtgagccttttttttctttccttgatGAGGTATCAAGGGTACCACTCTTTTTCatatacatagaaaacagtgataccttttattaccttcttaaggatgataaaattactcattAATACCTCATACATAGTACTTGCAGCTAACGAactttatactataaaatatgctCTGTCCTTTCTTttggatggtaaaattactttttcaaaaatacatATCTTAAAACAATCTTCATACTCCCTTCGTACGTAAAACAGTACGGTTTTAGCTAGCCAAAGGATAAAGTAGGAGGTTAAAAGacttattgtgatctttagtAATGTGTGTATAAAATAAGGAGAATGAGAGAATGCTTGGTTCGGTGTctaaaataagaagaaaatgATCAAGTAGTATTGAAGTGGTTAGTTGACTACAATAcattctaaaaatacatactTTGTGtgataaattttctttttttggtttgggcGGCTGAAAGCACACTCTTCTAGGGACAAAGGGAGTATTGTTTAGGCTTTAAGTTATTCATTcagtttataatatatattaatcaatttatcCCTATATAATCAAATAGATCACGTATCAGCTTTTAGCCGCCGCCAATAATCTAAAAAGAGCACTTAGAATTTGTATTGAACAAAAACTCAATTATCTTAAATTGTATTTGGAAACAAAATCATATTCAGTTAATGTTTGTtcaaaattcataattttagaaatttcagTTGGTTACTGAGAGTTACCAGTAGTTTGCCCTGTTCTCAGTGGGTGTGTAGTACATGGTCTCAGCAAGCACCCCACACTCCCCTCCAGAATCTGTCCCATTGAAGAAAGACCCGCTGTTTGGCCAGTCCCGTTCATGATTTCCACTGAATAGATCAGAGAGTAAGCAGAGAAGGTTAATTATCAGAATTACATAACTCGATAATTGCCTAGAAAATGGAGGTTTATCTGAGCTTAAATACTAGCAGGAGTATGCTCAAAAACCTTGCGAGCATGTAGGGGACTCGAGCAGTGATTGGTTCGACCTGCTGAGTGAACTGATCCCACTGAGAAATGTACCCATTGGCATAGGTAATGTCACCGATGTGGAACACAATGTCGATGTTGTCAAGGTCCTTGATCAGTGTGTCAGTGGTGTTCAGTGACCCAGGCTGGTAGTTGCTGTATTCGTTGCTTCCATCCCTCTCAGCCTGCAAGTGATGAAAACCATGAGAATTCAGAGAAGAAATGCTGCGATGGTTATGCTTCAGGAATGAGCTGAATCAGCGATGAAACTCAAAACATTCAGGCCAAAACAACTGGAACAAAACTAAACACCAGTGAGACATTTGTGTGCTGGTGTAAATTTTTACCTTTCCCATGTCACCAAAAATAACAACTCGCTGCAGTGACTTTTGCCCAGGGTAAGGAGGTGCTCTGAATGAGTAAAACTTGCCCCATACAACTTTTCCGTCAGGTAGCATATGTCCAATCTTGTAGTAGTATCtagcagaagaaaaatatcagTCAACAGCACAGTACTCACAACTGAAACAAATGTTGATAGGAGCAGAGTCAAGAATTTACTCTTTATTTGGCCACAGATCAGTCAGGAATGCCGTGTGTATGAAACCTGGATCTCTCCAACCAACAGTCCGGGCAGGTTCTCCTGCACAAGCAAAAAACTACAGTGAGGCTCACAATGTACTAATGTAATTGCAAGTTTCCAACCAACCTAAACCAAATCAGGGCGCCAAGTTGAGATATCTAGGATTGTGTAAACTGAACATGTTTTCAAGAGAATGAAAATAAGATATCAAGATAATACAAAAGTTTCCCagtgaaaaaaagataatgcaAAAGTCATCTTTAATACGGTCCATACCGCATAAGCTTTCGCGATCAAAAGTGACGGTGCCCGCTGCTGTACGCACAGGAGGGTTCCATTTCATGCCCCATTCAACAAAGGGATACGCTTCTTGAATGTCGTAGCCACTTGTCCATGTGACGGTCATCTAGCGAGacgaaaccaaaaaaaaaaaaaatcttcagaGATTTGGCCTTTCAAGATAGGATGCATCTCATCATATTAAATCAGCCTAACTAGGGCTGTGTTTGGCTGGAGGTTATTTATCCGGCACAAAAAATACGCCTTTGCTAGTATGCAGTTGCCTGAAAATTTTTAACGTGTCAGTCGATTCTTTCGTTCGTCGGATTTGCTTCAAGATGTGTGCATGCTATGGGTTTGGGCTGGTGGATGGAGATCCCCAGATGCATATGAATTGACtgacacaaataaaattttcagtcACCTGATCAATAGGTGAAccccaaaaaatatatcaatagattagtacatgatcgattaattattagttataaaaattataaaatatattaacatgattttttaaagcaacttttctatataaaattttcaaaaaaacatattatttaggAGTTTAGGAAAATACGCACGAAAAAAGGGGAAGATTCTAGGTTAGCAGTTCTACtgctgaacgcggcctagaTCTACAAATGTGAGTAAAAGAGGAGAGCACAAATCACCTCATTCCAGGATTTGCCTTGTGCCAGACGAGGGTAAACCGGAGCTTTCGGGTTTGCGAATGCGATCTTATTTGACACTGCAATAAGCTTTGGCTGCAAATGAACTAGATTTTTCAGTTACCTTTTTGTTCAGTAATGGGGTCTGGATAATAAAATGTCTTATGCAGAAACTCACATATGAGAGTCCTCCAGTGAACAATGCAAAGGAGAAGTCCTGCCTCTGATTGATCAACTGAAACTTGAGAGTCCCTCTTCCTGACTTGCCATAATTTGACGAATAATTTGCAAGTTGATACTGAAACCAAAATATAGAGcacaaaaaatcattttacgAGTCCTTCTGTACAGCATTTACAAAATATCATGCATTTATGCAAGTATTCCCACTGACCTTGATTGGTGCAGAGCATATCACAGGGCCTGGGTCTGTAGAACCGGGGCATGTGGATGCACTGCAGGAAAGTGCAAAACTTCATCAGATAATACTCAATTGTAATCTACAAACTCGCATCATATGGTCTCACTTTTCAAAATCTGAAATATCCATGCGAAATGTACTAGTTCATACTTGAAATTTGAAGGAGAGAACACTCCGATCCAGTCGCCGGCGCCCGGGTGGGGAGCTGCGAAATCAACAGTTACCCAAGCAGTATCCTCCCCCTATACACAACACTGTCaatgagatttgcttcggtctaacaaaaagtacctcgaggtaccggtaccttaaggtaccaaattttttttcatcattgaaTCTAACTGAGTAAGATATGCactattagatccaacgataagaaatgatttgataccgcgaggtaccgatacctcgagatacttttattactttttattagactGAAACAAACCTCATTATTTTTTGGCAATGTTATGTCATCCTACGCTACTAGCAGTATAATagtgtattaaaatttaaatttaactatatatttttataaatatattagacattttatttaaaactttggttatatatatttactaattcatctattttaatatgatatatgatataaatttatcgtaatgttatatattttagttttagttttatccctataaaatttctactacacataCTACCaggataatataataaaatcagatcTTTTGGATCCAAAGCAACGGACGGCTCATAATCATTcgaagttatattttaaaaaatccctTTCTTTgcatgcagaaaaaaaatcaggggAGAAAAGGGGCGTATCATGGCTACTTGTGTAATCCGACAAACTAATCTTCatatcttttctttaattttaattttcttggGAGGAGATAAATATCTTTCTTTGATTTGATCACACTCAAATACCAACGGAATGGGATGGGCCAATCATGCATATTGCAGTGCACAAAAATCGTAGGTTGGACGGCAGACAACAGGTGATCCATGACGAACAATGCGAAGTCGAATTGATACTATTTGACCTCTTTAGGCGTGGGAAACAATTCCATGTGGCTGTGACCACACTAGAAGTATTCCAGCCAAAGCCAACGACAACGCACTGATCCAGCCCATCGGCATCCACCCATGGCCATCAATCAATCAGCAAAAATATCCATGAAATTAAACATTTTGCCGCTAAAAAAGATGAAACCACTGCCCCATCCCAGCTTGGTTAATAACTCAATGAAGAGGCTGGAGGCATACGGGGTATCGtttcggtttttttttaaaaaaataaagtcaaataacatatttataaacgaaaaataatttataaataaaacttttatatacgtgtttgtAGTGATAAatcaagttttaaaaataaactatgataagaaaacttcaaaattaactttaaatttaaggttaaaaatttaaattcttgcTGATAAGCTCTAAAAGATAGGGTGATAATTATATTATCTGTCTTTAAAAAACGAATCTCGTGAGAGATGACgttttttagtaataaaatttggCCTTTACTTCGAATAATCTACTTGAATTATTAGAGAACCGAGGACGAATGACTGCGAGAACAAGAACGATGGATCCGGAGAATACTGAGATATTCAGTAAGTAATTCTTATCTTTCGATCTATCAAATTTCTGCGGTTGATTGCGCAAAAACACGACGTGCCAAAgaacggcggccggcgggcgaAGCACGCCGGAGCTCGGAAagccgccggcgaggcagatgagatgagcagcagcagcgcgacGAGGCGAGGCATACGTGTACCTTAACGCCGAGCAGCCGGGGCGACGCTCCGACGGAGGCGGCCGCGTCGATGCCGATGGTCGCCCGGTGGACGGCGATGAGCGACAGCGGCTGCTCGCCGgccctggaggaggaggagaacgcCGACACGGCGGCcaccccgccggccgccgccacggcggcgagaaCCACGAGGAGGATCCGGATCCCACCCGGCATTGGCACCACCCACCCAGCAGCTGCCAAATCTTGTCGTCACCCTGAACTAATTAATCCTGGACACCACCAGAGCTCGCAAGCTAGCCAGCCTGCGTTTGGTTTCGCTCGCGAGCGTGTGAACGAgctgcggccggcggcgggcggcggcggtcgccggAGTTTTTCTACGGCCGCGTGATGCGACGCGACGCGGCGATGTGATCGCGTCCGAATATTCGGGGGTGCGATCAGTTGCGAGTCAACCGGACCGGAGTGCAGCCGAGATCGGAGGCGTTCGTTCACATGCGGATGCGGCTGCTCGCGGGGACAAAATATAGGATTGGGCCGGTAGTTGACTCGAGGTGGTAGTACTGTTGAGTGTTGACTGATCTCCATTTTTTTACGACGACTCAGTTtcgttcgttttattttatttctttaacaAAGGTTTTAATAACGGTATTGCACGTTACGAGGTTCATGTTTGATTTGTCTGAATTTCGTCTTTCTAACCTGGTCGGTTTTGTGTGATCATGAATGACAAACCACACGAGTGCCTCTAGCTCCGTCCTAGTAAGTCCTAatagcaggtacaatagcatactataaattagttataaatatattttaaagagataaaatatgAGAGAGAAGTgtagtgagctactaatttgtaatcAGCTATAGCATGGACTCTAAGACACAATGTTTGTATGATAGGTGagactatgtattaatgttttatagaaactattatataaattgactattagattgactgtACATGATCTGTAACTAGTAGTTAACTATattattattgaacttgctttgGCAGGCTAACTTACGGGtactttttgtttatttgtgtttaaCTGACTcttaagctaaaaaaaataaatctaaattagTTTCCGCATTGGGTTTTTTAAAAGCCATAAGTTACTCTTACGTTATTAAGCAAAATTACAAGTTCAAAGTAGACTTTTTGGCTTATTTAGAGTAGAGTTAGCATCACACGATCAAGGCCCactttgtttatgcttataggtCGATCTTTAAGCCAAAAATTATGAGACTAACAAATGAGTAGctttttatttggatttttttaaaaccataagacactattatattattaagccATGCGCTAAGTTgagtaactttttttttatttgaagtaGAGGTAGAACTTCACCATTAAACTTTAAGCTTTTAAATCATATAAGCCAAAATGTCAGGTTAAAAGATTATGCCAATAACTATAAGCCAAAACAAAGAGAAtctaaattagaaattttaaagtCATCGGTTTATAAACCATGTAAGCTGAAAAGTCAGC
This window harbors:
- the LOC102716810 gene encoding nucleotide pyrophosphatase/phosphodiesterase-like — its product is MAGARGVLQALLVAAFLLLAANAAAAVTVEGSTTPEPDNIQPLSTLKIDAARVMMDAGSVIHASPELLGADGEDSAWVAVNFTTPAPTADHWIALFSPANFDLIMGGNQSDARISAEGDDEAPAGLPMAPIKYKFANISPNFMSSGSGNISFLLINQRYDYAFGLFSGGKDNPQLVAVSNKISFANPKAPVFPRLSQGKEWNEMAVTWTSGYNVDEAYPFVEWRMTGDDDARRTPAGTLTYTRGHLCGKPANAEGYRDPGFIHTAFLKNLWPNREYTYRIGHELPDGTRVWGKSYTFRAPPSPGQASLQRVVIFGDMGLGQSDGSNELAGFQPGAQVTTERLIEDLPNYDAVFHIGDLSYANGFLAQWDQFTAQIEPVASRVPYMVASGNHERTSRDTGGFYNGDDSHGECGVPAETYFYAPAENRGKFWYAADYGMFRFCVGDTEHDWRPGTEQHAFLDRCFAAADRKHQPWLVFAAHRPLGYSSNDFYAKEGSFSEPMGRSLQPLWQKHRVDLAVYGHVHNYERTCPVYENTCTAAPADTKNGTATYSGALGGTIHVVAGTGGAKLKGYAGGDWPQWSVARNESYGYVKLTARDHSRLEFEFIRSDDGAVLDAFAIERDYKDILACAVDACDPHTLAN
- the LOC102717095 gene encoding nucleotide pyrophosphatase/phosphodiesterase-like isoform X3, coding for MGGGGGAGGGAAAARLACLLVVAANAVAAGGVQPLSRVAIHRARVALDASAAVRASPSLLGSQGEDTAWVTVDFAAPHPGAGDWIGVFSPSNFNASTCPGSTDPGPVICSAPIKYQLANYSSNYGKSGRGTLKFQLINQRQDFSFALFTGGLSYPKLIAVSNKIAFANPKAPVYPRLAQGKSWNEMTVTWTSGYDIQEAYPFVEWGMKWNPPVRTAAGTVTFDRESLCGEPARTVGWRDPGFIHTAFLTDLWPNKEYYYKIGHMLPDGKVVWGKFYSFRAPPYPGQKSLQRVVIFGDMGKAERDGSNEYSNYQPGSLNTTDTLIKDLDNIDIVFHIGDITYANGYISQWDQFTQQVEPITARVPYMLASGNHERDWPNSGSFFNGTDSGGECGVLAETMYYTPTENRANYWYSTDYGMFRFCVADSEHDWREGTEQYAFIERCLATVDRKKQPWLVFIAHRVLGYSSGFFYGAGGAFAEPTARQSLQGLWQKYRVDLAFYGHVHNYERTCPVFEGQCASPERSRYSGAVAGTIHAVVGGGGSHLSNFTAETPPWSVYREMDYGFVKLTAFNYTSLLYEYRRSSDGKVYDSFTVHREYRDVLACVAGSCPPVIPPPT
- the LOC102717095 gene encoding nucleotide pyrophosphatase/phosphodiesterase-like isoform X2 → MPGGIRILLVVLAAVAAAGGVAAVSAFSSSSRAGEQPLSLIAVHRATIGIDAAASVGASPRLLGVKGEDTAWVTVDFAAPHPGAGDWIGVFSPSNFNASTCPGSTDPGPVICSAPIKYQLANYSSNYGKSGRGTLKFQLINQRQDFSFALFTGGLSYPKLIAVSNKIAFANPKAPVYPRLAQGKSWNEMTVTWTSGYDIQEAYPFVEWGMKWNPPVRTAAGTVTFDRESLCGEPARTVGWRDPGFIHTAFLTDLWPNKEYYYKIGHMLPDGKVVWGKFYSFRAPPYPGQKSLQRVVIFGDMGKAERDGSNEYSNYQPGSLNTTDTLIKDLDNIDIVFHIGDITYANGYISQWDQFTQQVEPITARVPYMLASGNHERDWPNSGSFFNGTDSGGECGVLAETMYYTPTENRANYWYSTDYGMFRFCVADSEHDWREGTEQYAFIERCLATVDRKKQPWLVFIAHRVLGYSSGFFYGAGGAFAEPTARQSLQGLWQKYRVDLAFYGHVHNYERTCPVFEGQCASPERSRYSGAVAGTIHAVVGGGGSHLSNFTAETPPWSVYREMDYGFVKLTAFNYTSLLYEYRRSSDGKVYDSFTVHREYRDVLACVAGSCPPVIPPPT
- the LOC102717095 gene encoding nucleotide pyrophosphatase/phosphodiesterase-like isoform X1, which encodes MPGGIRILLVVLAAVAAAGGVAAVSAFSSSSRAGEQPLSLIAVHRATIGIDAAASVGASPRLLGVKVHGEDTAWVTVDFAAPHPGAGDWIGVFSPSNFNASTCPGSTDPGPVICSAPIKYQLANYSSNYGKSGRGTLKFQLINQRQDFSFALFTGGLSYPKLIAVSNKIAFANPKAPVYPRLAQGKSWNEMTVTWTSGYDIQEAYPFVEWGMKWNPPVRTAAGTVTFDRESLCGEPARTVGWRDPGFIHTAFLTDLWPNKEYYYKIGHMLPDGKVVWGKFYSFRAPPYPGQKSLQRVVIFGDMGKAERDGSNEYSNYQPGSLNTTDTLIKDLDNIDIVFHIGDITYANGYISQWDQFTQQVEPITARVPYMLASGNHERDWPNSGSFFNGTDSGGECGVLAETMYYTPTENRANYWYSTDYGMFRFCVADSEHDWREGTEQYAFIERCLATVDRKKQPWLVFIAHRVLGYSSGFFYGAGGAFAEPTARQSLQGLWQKYRVDLAFYGHVHNYERTCPVFEGQCASPERSRYSGAVAGTIHAVVGGGGSHLSNFTAETPPWSVYREMDYGFVKLTAFNYTSLLYEYRRSSDGKVYDSFTVHREYRDVLACVAGSCPPVIPPPT